TAATGCTGCATTTTGAGGatcttttattcttatttttttctggttaaagatttttttagtaAAAACAAAAGACTGGGATTTGTTTTTCTCATaggaacaaaattttttttcttcaatcaagGTAATAGTGCTATCTGGTTCGGCTGTTGTGGTGTCCCTTGATTTTTGGTTCTTGATGGAGTATATAAAATTCAATCACTGAATTTCGTTCAATTCTTGCACACTTTATCAgtaaaattcaatttaagactTCCAATtctatgttatttattttcatctgaTAAATTCATTTATGATATTATTGCCCATAAAACTACTCGTCtatgatatttatttaatattattattgttttgggatttgaaaaagttgaattgtttattatattttgtgtggcaatttgaaaaagttataacgaggagatgagaattttgtatttcatCCTACTTGCCAAACCTGCCCTTATTTAATGCACTCCAATATGCTATTTACCTTTCTTCTTAACTTTGAAATTCCCGGCAGGTGTTGGAGTTATGTAAAAATATCAGGGAGCTGAAGTCAATTCTTTATGGAAATAGTGAATCCGAGCCAGTTGCAGAAGCTTGTGCACAATTGACCCAGGAGTTTTTCAAAGAGAACACACTACGGCTTCTGATTTTGTGTCTTCCGAAGTTGAACTTGGAGGTAAGCATGAATTAGTTCTTCGAGTGACAGCTGTATTTAGAAAATCAACTACGGTTGGCACGTTTAGTTTGTGAGTTATACTGCAGTTTCATGTGCTCCTATTAGACGAGTTGCTGTTAGTTCAACCATTTGTAAGCTTTTCTTGAATTTCTGAAGAACTGCATGAACTTTCCAATGTAATGAGTGAAGACTTACTATTATGCTAGTTCCCTTGTAACCTATTATTTACAGTATAGTTATAATTTACGTAATTGATGAGTTTAGCTTCTGTTGGCTTCCTGATGTCTAGATTTCTGGAAGTTGGTTAATTAAACTATTGAGAGGTTCCCTCATACTACTAAGAAAGCCTTTTAATGGCATTAGCAGGAAAGTTAGTGGAACACccaacaatatatttttattgaccaACACCTACTATTTGACAGCTTGTGCTTGTGTCTACTAATTGTAGCTTGGTATTAATTTTGACATGGAGGGTGGTGGACCTTTTTGCTTGCTGGAGTGGTTTAAGGGGTAATGTGCAAATAGCCTCTGTTTGGAATATGATCCATTTATGCCTTGTGTTGTGTATTTGGGTTGTGAGGAGTGGTCGatgctttgaagataaggaATGCTCGGTGGATGAACTTagtgttttttctttaattttgtattCCAGTGGGCTTCGACTATTGTATTTAATGGAACTagtgtccatgattttcttgtttctttttctagtCCGACATTAATAGGTTCAGTTTTTGTATACTTCCCATGTACTTGCTGTGCCTTGTTACTtgtctcaataaaatttttattcataaaaaaagagtaaaaaataaaaaatttgacatGGATCTATCACTAAACTAGCACACTtcggtgttgctcttgtatatgtcctgtatACACGGGCTCTTGCCTAcacttttgatcaataaaaatttttaccaataaaaaaaataattttgacatGGATCATCGTTTGCAGGCTCGAAAAGATGCCACTCAAGTTGTTGCAAATTTGCAAAGGCAACAAGTTCATTCAAGACTAATTGCATCTGATTACTTGGAAGCAAACATAGATCTAATGGATATTTTGGCAGAAGGGTAAGCAATTATCAGTATAAGCTATCCAATTTGCTGATGTTAATCCTCGTCCTTATGGTAGAATGTTATCCCTTTTAGTTATGAAGACACGGACATGGCATTGCACTATGGTGCAATGCTAAGGGAGTGCATTCGTCACCAGATTGTTGCAAGGTGAGCAAATAGCATGGATTTTGCCTTTCTGATCTACTGTATCTATAAATTCTCGAGCAATTGTGgtgttagtaatttttttttaataggtaaaagaaaatcttattgatatgattgaacTGTGGTGTTTGTAGTTCTGCCAGTAGATATCGTTATTGGACCAAGTTCTTCAGCATTTCTACCATGCTGCTGTGTtactaaataattaatatgttatCTTCCcactaaataattaatatgttatCTTCCCAGTTAGAACTATCTATTCTTTATTTCAGATCATTTCGAGTTGGTTCTTGATGATGTTTGCTTGGTGTAGGCTTTATGAATTAAAAAGCGTTTCTGGTTTAATTGCAGATATGTTTTGGAATCTAAGCACATGAAGAAGTTTTTTGATTATATTCAACTTCCAAATTTTGACATTGCTGCAGATGCTGCTGCAACATTTAAGGTTGAGTCTACCTGACAGTTCTACCCATGAATCATAATCTTTGCTCCTCTGTTGATTCAAATTTAAGTTTTTCTTATTAAGAAAACGACCTTTCTACTAGTACTCTGGCAAGCTTACCATATGAGAAGTTAGGACTGCAAGATTTTGCAGCCCTTTGTTAAGTTGGGCTCTCAATCGTGCTTCCCATTCTGCCAAAGCATTCATATTGAATGCTTGAGCTTTTTTCCAATTAGATATCATTGTTCTTTCTTGTAAGTGCATATCctacttatcaaaataatagGGCGTCTCCTAGCCCataattatctaatatcatATTTGAGAGAAGCTCTATTATTGCATAATTCTGCATAGAATTGTTTTGCttgttgttatatataaatagtttattttagtattttatttgaagtttCTCTTGGCAGTATTTGGGGCCCTTTTCTCTGTAATTTTGTTTAGTTCACACACTTAAAATGGCCCAATTGCACTAGGGTCATTCTGATGTGattgtacatttttttattgcagGAACTCCTGACGAGGCATAAATCGACTGTTGCTGAGTTTCTTTCAAAGAATTATGGCTGGGTAATTTTCTTTCACTTTGATTATGTTGTTACACACCCTAATTTGTCTTTGAAGATCTCATGCTTGATGAAGTCTTCGATTGATGTTTGCTTTACATTTGAGTATGGCTGTCATGGTACTTGAATTTCTGCATAGCAtatttttgtttccaaacatcctgttattttttttttacttaaaaaaattttcttcctATTCTTTTCATTAGTGCCAAAAAGTTGGAAACTCCTATAAATGTGGTGCTCATAAAATTACCACTTGTTTAGAATGGGTGAATTTAACAGTTCGATCAAATATTCTGATACCTCTCTGATGTGTGGACCTAGACCCCAAAGGCTAAGTTAATGGGAAACATTATATGGAGGCTGAGTTTGATAGTAGGATCATTTGTTACCATGATAACAACTGCTTGTCTCGTGAAAGCTTAAGCTAATGAGAAAGGATGAAGTGAATCACCCATTCAAATGTGTTTATGGGAGCAAAGCTTGCCCCAAGGTTCTGATTGAATTTTCTGTTTCCAGTTCTTTGCAGAGTATAACTCAAAGCTACTGGAATCTGCTAATTACATCACCAGACGACAAGCGATCAAGGTATGACCAGTAGTTGACCTTTGGcccaaatatttaaatgcaaagaaaggaaaaaataaattaaactaagaaagaTGTAAAGTCAGGGCCTTGGACGTATATCTACCATTATGGCTATCCTGTTCACTGGTTGCTTTCGTTTGTCATTTGATGCAAAGGTTTGTTTTGCGAGTTGGTCTTTGGGAAATTGCTGTTGGGAACTCATGACTTTATGCTATTTGCTGaaaagggattttttttttctttcttttttatttaatttttaatttttttttctttttttaacagcTGTTGGGAGATATACTACTGGATCGCTCAAATTCAGCCACTATGACTCGATATGTGAGCTCAAGAGACAACTTGAGGATTCTTATGAATCTTCTCAGAGTACGATACTGTTCAGATTCCTTAatatttccttcttttctttaaattgcTACAGACCTTCACTATAATTTTATGTCAGTCTATGATGCACTTggtattctttccatttttatGCTACTAATGGCTGTAAATTGCTATACTCTTGGCCTCTTTTTGAGAGGGCATCGTTTTGATTTTCTATGGGTCCTCTTGCCTAGATGGCAACATTTTCATGTACCACTTCTAGGTAACATGACCatcaggatatatatatatatatatttaatgaccGTGGAACCACACCATGGCAGAGCCATTAGGACTCACCTATGGCATGACTGTCAGATTTTGAACCACCAAGATATccctaatttataaaaaaaggaTGTCCCTTTTGGATTATGAGATAAATTAATGATGATGACCCGAAGGGAAgctaaattatttatcatattttatttattaaaataagaaCATTCATCTTTTCTTGATTGATGACCTGAAAAAAGTGGAAAAACATTTATCTCATTTGAAGTAACCAAAATTTAGAATATTTAGTTCAACTGAAATTTGTGTGATAAAGATTGGGTTTCCTCGATTGCAGGAGTCCAGCAAGAGCATCCAGATAGAAGCGTTTCATGTGTTCAAGGTACTATATTTTGTGTTAGGCTGCATTTTTAACTAATGGACTTTCAAGTGCtacagttatttatttttagatgtttACATTTTTACAGCTATTTGCTGCTAATCAAAACAAACCTCCCGACATCATCAGCATACTCGTTGCAAACAAAAGCAAGCTTATAAGGCTGTTTGCTGACTTCAAAACCGATAAAGgtaagatatggatcatcattAACTATCGTAACAGTCGGCTTGGCAGTTGGCACCAGTGTTTACAATTTAGCGTGCTTTGTTGCAGAGAATGCAGAGTTTGAGGCTGACAAAGCTCAAGTTGTGAAAGAAATTGCTTCTTTGGAACCTGTGGAATCTAGAGACAGCCCATGAGGGAGCTTTGTTGTGTTTCAAAGTCCCCAGAGCTTCTCTTCCTCTACGCAATTGTGAATTTTATAGTGTTATAGCCCCCAGCTGCTATCAAAATCTGACGGGGGccatattttctatttatatttccCATCCATCAGTTCCTAATGGTCCTGTTCTGTAATCTAAATATATTTCTGTAAAAAGGTAGATAAATAAACTGAAGAAATTAGTTTAATGCTGTATTCTGCCTGTTTGGATATTTGAATAATAGGAGGTCCTTCAAGGATCCATCAGCTTGAAAATTGTCTGACAAACATCAGCTGTTTACGGTGGCCTCGAAGGTTCCATTCGAAGCTCTGCACTAGTTCGAGTGTGCCATGGTGAATTTCCGAACCCTAATAATAGTGTCAAAAGTTATGTTGGATTCAGgtttggaggaggaggaggcattCATTGAGAATGTTCCAGTTCTAGTGTTCAGATGGCATGTTAATGGGACTAGGCGTCGGCGTGAATCACGAGTGAATAGAATCAGAACAACGAACCAGCATCTCAGTAGCATATTCCAAGCCTGGATTCTCTTTATTTTGCAATGACGATagtagcctctctctctctctctctctctctcctatttGGTATGGTTGGTGTTGCTATATTATAGATGCCTCTCTGTCTCAATTATTCCAGGGAATCGTCTACCTCTTGTACTTCAGAGATCTACGATCTAAAGGTCACTTGCTGCGAAGTTTCCTATTCGATTACTCAACTGACTAGATTCGAAATTTCCTGCATAACTCCAAACTCACTGTCTGCCATTGGATTTGGGCAAAGCAAATGCCAAAGCTAGAAAAAGGAAGATTATCAGATTATCCCCAACATGTGCATTAATTGACGATAAGCATATCCAACAAGCATACGAGCatattcatatttctttttgggCAAACCCACGAATTGTTCGACCTTTGCTTGGGTGGGAGAGTGCGAGGTCTCCCGGATGAGGATGTTTTCCAAATatcttctcttcatttttttcgtTTTAAACAATTGGACAATATGAATTATAACTTTAAATACAACAGAATCTGCTAATTATGTCTAAATTATTGAAAGTACTTTATAAAAATCATGAATTTCTGGATCCAGGCGTTACGGTGTACCCCAGTAACTATTGGGGCGTGCTATACATAAAAAATTCCGAAGTCATTTGCTATATAAACACATGGGATATATGGTTGTTTTTGTTGCAGCAGAGCGTGCAAAGTGAAAGGTCGAAGACAAAGCCAGCGCCTTTCGTAGCATCGTCGGATTTTACCTCagttctttctcttcttctccttcaaaaacttcaaaaatggccgaaaatggtaGGACCCCATCAGCATCATCGTCTCTTAcgcacttgttatttatttattttggtccAAATTCTTTATGCATTTTCTCGttgatcattaaaatttttgttccTTACTTTCTTGTATTCTTTCTTCCAACTTCTTTGGCTTGCAGATTTGCTCTCAGACTTCCTTGCATCTGCTATTGATGCTTCGAAGAAAGCTGGCGAGGTTTGACAATCcgaagtcctttttttttttagttgttattctgattttcattttcctcgTCTTTTGTTCTATTGtgttacaaaaatatttaatttctcaGGTAATACGTAAGGGGTTCTATCAAACTAAACATGTGGAGCATAAAGGCCTGGTAtgtcattttcttctttcttcaataATTGGTGCGCCGTATCTCATACTTTTTCTCCCCTTTATATGTTTTCTTTGTCTGGAAAATACAAGTTGTCGAATTTAGTATACATGTTGTTCGACTCATTCAGCATGCCAATAAACGTTTTTGCATTGCCATGATTTTTGAGGTTTTTATGTACCCCATGCTATTATTGTATATCTGTTGCCCGTGCTTCTCTTTGATTTGGGAGCTAAAAATTTAAtggataaaaatttattatggaAATTTCTGTCACCATGTTCACAAAATTAATACGTTTAGAGctaggtttttatttatttattaataattacaaaCGGAAAATAGAGTTATAGTTGAggtgttatttttttttggtgttattttatttttaattttgaccaCAGTCAAACATGTGATGTGTGAGAAACCCATATTCTTTATTTTGTTATCCTTCTATTTTCTATGGCAACTCAATGGTTCATTCTGTGACTGAGGATGTTAACTGTAATTCGGTGGAGAAgcaataaacttacaaattacGAGTTTATTGTGGAATGCAGGTAGATTTGGTTACCGAAACTGATAAGGCATGCGAAGATCTTATCTTCAGTCATCTCAAGCAGCTTTACCCCACACATAAGGTTAACACTTATCCCATTACTCATTTCATGCATCAGGAAAAGTTAAATTTAGTGCTCAAAATGTGTTGTTTTTATCTCCTCATAATTTCTGAACTGGTTCCAACTCTTTCTTAGTTCATTGGTGAAGAAACTAGTGCTGCATTTGGTACTGTGGATCTAACTGATGAACCGACATGGATAGTTGATCCGCTGGATGGAACCACTAACTTTGTCCATGGGTAAATATAAGTTTCTTTTATTAAAGGTGATCCTTTCTACTCGATGTATTCAATCATTTTCACTGTTGGATTTGTCATGACTCAATTTTTGTAGGTTTCCCTTTGTGTGTGTTTCCATCGGTCTTACAATTGGAAAGGTTCCTACTGTTGGTGTTGTTTACAATCCAATAATGGATGAGGTGAGACTTCTAATGTTTCATGTATGTTTGACATAAATGATAAACCATAAGGACCAGTCAATGAGTCATAGATTTAATGTGCAGAACCCAAATATAAGGATAATTTACAAGAATCTAATCCCTCATGgctcaaaatatataaagagaCATGCAGAATCATCCAATTATTTTACTGATGGACTCTGTAGTTCCCAAGGTATATTTGTCACACATGGACTGTTACCCTCACTCAACCTCGTGTACAATATTCACTGATTTTTTTGTCAGCTTCATGTTTGGATTGTCATTTAACACAATTGTCAGTGAGCAATAAGTTGTTTTCTCCCtcagtcatacttttttttctccctCCGTCATACTTGTTGCCCATGACTCTTATAGTCTTCTATGATCCAATTAACCTGTTGAAGTAACAGATTATATATGATcaacattttttcaattttctttttggttgttGAGGTTCCCTAGCTTCTCTGTATAGTTCTGCCAAACACATAAATTTGACAGTCGAAACATGTTTCAATAAGTACTGCTGGCTGAGACGTATAAATTTGGGTCATTGATATGTAGCTTTTCACTGGCATACGTGGAAAAGGTGCTTTTCTCAATGGAAACCCTATAAAAGGTGAGATTGATTTTCCTAAACTCTCAGTTTTTGGCTTCTCCTTTACTAATCCTAGGAACCTCTAACAGCAACATGCTTTTGTTATGCAATGTTGCAGCATCATCTCAAACTGAACTTGTGAAGTCTCTCCTTGCAACTGAGGTACGTTAGTATACAATTGAATCGATTCTTGATACAAAACACTGTAAGTATTATGCTTTTGTCGCCTTCTTGTAGTCTCTTAGGTATTCTATCAACCGGGAAAGCACATTAGGAAAACATGAGCTCTATAGAGCTTTAGTAACAAAGTCATGAGCCCAAACCAAGTGGATGAAACTCTGCTCTCCTTCACAAGCAACATGCTCTAAATTCAGGAGTCTGggatttttgccttttttttttcaatatccaTCCAAGTCACATGAATGTGTACCAACTGATGTTTAGATGCTAGTCTTAGAAcagggttctttttttttttttttgggggggggggggggggggggggggggggggggggggggggtgggggtgtGTGGAAGGGGGGTTTTGAGCCTGTGGTCAAAGACATAAAAAAGAAACTTCTGTAATTGGCTCCAAATCTTGGAACTATTTTCATCCATTGTACACCCCCTTCCTTGCATAAACAAGAAAAGGTGgagagaagaataaaaaagacAACTTGAAAAACAAGTGTAGATGGTTCTCTCAGTTGGCATATAACTTCTTTGGTAGAACTTGATTTATGACATTATTTATCCAGTTATGTTTGAAAAATCCCAGTGGGCATATATATGATGTGCCCCTGCTTCATGGCACGTGAATATACAAACCTGCTTTGTAGTTTCTCACTTGTATTAGATTATGAAAAAGCTGAAATTTGGCTTCATGCATATCGTAGACAGATACATGCTTTAAAAATTCCAGAATGTATTTCAGATTCACTGTGGTgcaataaattcataaatacattagttttgaccatcaagaaaacattttcaaaactaAAGCTTTGTCCTGAAAGAGCAGGCTGGTACTAAACGTGATAAGCTGACATTGGATGCTTCTACAAACAGGATCAATAGCCTACTTTCCAAGGTAACGATAATCATGTCACCATTGCTGTTGGGATTTATAACATGCATTGGTGTCTGTTTATGAATACTAGTTTCTCTTCTGATCAGGTGAGATCCATTCGGATGTGTGGCTCTTGTGCATTAAATCTCTGTGGGATTGCATGTGGAAGGCTTGACCTATTTTTTGAAATCGGCTTTGGGGGTCCTTGGTATGATACCTTTTTACTTTTCAGTGAGGTTATTGGTTTGATTGGAATGGCCTGATTCCTTTGgtgatattttttgtttgatggTTCTTCTTTTGACTTTGTTCTTCTCAAATGAGTTCTGATATGACATGTGATTGACATGTCTGCTTTTGTACTCAGGGATGTTGCAGGCGGTGTTGTGATCGTACAGGAAGCTGGAGGAGTTGTATATGACCCGTAAGTAACATACTTAAATATGCTTTCTTCATGTTTCTTGACAGAGGGAAAACAGGAAGTTCTAGAGAGGATTAGCATTTTTCCATAGCAACCTTTTAACAATGTAGTTAAATAGTCAACACCCATTGATATTTATCCTCTGGGCCTTCACAAAGCAATTCGTGAGTTGGGCATGCAATAGGGTGGTTTTTCACATTCAcagatattttcaaatattttaccaATCTTAACATTTGATGGTTCTTCAGATCTGGTAAAGATTTTGACATCACAGCCCAGCGAGTAGCAGCTTCGAACCCTTTCGTCAAGGATGCATTTGTTGAGGTTTTACGACAATCAGAATGAGAGAACACAAAACTGATTGTTGAAACCTGGGATACAAAAAGTATTTGGTATTAGCTTAGTTTGATTCCTATGCTCTAAAAAGTATTTGCAGCATGTCTTTTATGATTCCATCATGTTCCATTGGCTGAGTGATGTTTAATAAATACAATGATTCCTCAAAATTCTCAGGGGCCTTTGTTGAGATGACAACTCGcaatattgaatatatattcCCTTTAAATTATTCCCAAACCTTTATAGAGATTAGTATTGATATTTAGTTACATCCACAGCTTTTGAGTTCTTAAGAATACGCTTTAAACTGAAATATGCTCGAATGATTCTGCACTTTAGGCTGTACTTCTTAAGAAAGGGGCAGAAATTGACCAAAGATATTTGAAGAAATATGACGAAGTATTTCTAGGTGATAAATGCTATTTTTGATCATAAATTGTCTTAGATCATATCTGTTGATGGAACACATGTTAAATGTAAGATGTACAACAGTAGGTGTGAATAGGGATTACAAGATTGAAGATGACATGTAGCATAATTCTTTATAGATACAAATTGTCTTAAATTATTGACAAGTGGTGGCTTGAATGATTCCCCCCAAAACAATCCAGCatatttaaaatctatattgaGTTTGTATCTATAGATTAATCAATTCATTGCGCAGGAACAGGCTCATTATGTGAACTGCTGTCTGCTGGCCTTTAAAGTATTTTATCAAGCCGGAATGCCAAACTGGAACCATCTGGCCTAAACAGTATTGACCAAAAAGATTATGCTCACTGAGCACCAAATACTGCAATAAGGCCTAGTTATGTGACATAAAACAACGAAATAAGATGGGAATTTTCAGTAAATCAGGAGAAAACATGGATGTAGTGATAAGTTTAATATGAAGTAACCTACATGTCTGTAGAACGTAAAACGTCCAGGCTCCTGACAGTATCTATGAATGAATCAGCATTGGTACCCAATTCACTCAGTACATAAGTATCCTCAATACTCGCATCCATAAATATACAAAAGGGTGCATTAACAcacacaataaaatatataaagtgaaTGCGTTTGAAACACAAAGAAATCACATCCTCTATCTGGAAAACTGCAATATTCTAAGCAACTGTGCAGGCCTCTCACCATACCCATTTGCTCCATTCACGCCCTGATGCGTCCTTTCTGCGCTCTCCGACCTCTTCTTCCAAACAAGATACCATGTATACGCTTCCACCCACACAATATTGATTATGAAAATCACAACGATGGCAATGTAACCACTCTTCCACTTCTTCTCCAGCTTCAAAATATCAAATCCTTTGAATATGTTAATGATGCTGAGAAGGATTACTAGATACCCAACTGAATGGTGATAAATATTCCAGTAAAGTCTGTACTTGTGATCCTTCTTTGGCCTCAGAAGCAGAGCGAACACCTACACACAACACAAATCTCTCTCTTAGAGAGCAAGATAATGAAATAGTCACATTTTGTTTAGgaaataatacataaaataagatTGATTGATTGTATTGGAAGATTCTCGGGTACCTGAAGCGTTGCGAGGATGAGAAGGAGAACGCCAATTATTCTGTGCTTGGTTTGTTCGACACCAGCAGAGTCGTTTCCGAGCTTAATACCAGTTGCCACTCCAGCAACTCCATTAACATAAGCTGTGGTTTGGCAACTGGCATGAAGATAAAACCATGCAGGGTCTGCGGATTCGAATACCTTCAAGTACCTTGCTATCATAACTCCAATAGGCATCAAGATACCCCGGCTGACATTTAGCACTCCATGGACCTGGAATTTCGTTCCAATAACTTTTAGAACTTGGGCCGATTAAGTAATTCTGACGAAAGTATTCAAAGCGTTGAagaacatttcaatacaagaaatccaaaaacagaCATTTCCTGATGTGAAAATAGCAAAAATTGTACCATTCATTACGCTACCGCTGATGGACTGGAACGTAAACAAAGCCATCTTTACAATACCAAAATTGCTGCTTGTAGCACAGATTTATTACTACTTGATAATTTAACCTTGTTTTTGGGTAGAGATGGTACTCGAGAATACTTTTGTCAACTTAACATAACTTGTACTTGAAGggggaaaacaagaaaatagaataaCGGATCCCACAAACTGAATAAGAAGAGACAGACAAAGCGAATAGACCCAGAAAACCAAACCCAAATGAGATGCAGGAAGATTAaaagaactaaaagaaaaaatcaccGTGGAACTAAAACAACAATTTatgaaacataaaaacaaaactaggtaaaaagaacaagaaaaccaAAAAGGAGCAAGTTTCTGTTCACGTGCATTTTTATCTCTGGATCTTGAGCCTACCCGCCCCCCGGCTCGTTCCAGCCTCCCCCGACAGGAGATTCAGAACTCCCTTGGAATTGGTGTTAGCGTCATCCAGCGAATGCGCTCCTGGTTTGTCATCTTTAACTGGACCCACTTGTCATACATGGTTGATGGTGGTGAGACCGTTGGGAAGTGCCAAGGCAGCATAGATTACAATCTCGCTATACGAATACGTTGCTGTCAACTCCGAGACATGAGCGTAAGTCAGATTGCTCTCCGCCATGGTTTTAGCATAACTAGTGATCTGGGACTGGTAGAATCTCATGCTTCCATTGGAAAACTGGTAAGCAACAAGTGCTTGTGCTCCCTGCATGCCCGAACCGGTGGGGTTGATTACCCACGCAGTCCATGAAGAGGGGGTGACCCCGGTTTTCCTGAATGCGATTTGGAGGCTCCCAGAAGATTGGTTGTAGTTCCAATGTAGGAAGGAGTTCAGATAAGAGAGGTCATTGCAGAAGCTAAACACCTGGTTGCTAGGGAAGTTGTATTTGCTACATGTTTGAGCCAAGGATGAAAGACAGAGAGACAAAAGAACAGAGAAAACTAGCACAGTTTTGAACATGTTAGCCAGCAGACAAGGTGGCCGTGAAGAGACAATTGACATGGAATTGCAAGGAGGATGAGTTATGACATGGAAACTGGAGGTAGTTTATAAAGAGTTTTGTGGGTTCAGGAGGTTGGCCTTTCAGTTATTAATTTGAGGAAGGTTCCAAGCGCAACATTACACTATATTTTCTTCAAAACTAATGCATCCTGTATACTTTTTCCCTTATTTAAGTTCTCGA
This sequence is a window from Carya illinoinensis cultivar Pawnee chromosome 9, C.illinoinensisPawnee_v1, whole genome shotgun sequence. Protein-coding genes within it:
- the LOC122275989 gene encoding inositol-phosphate phosphatase; protein product: MAENDLLSDFLASAIDASKKAGEVIRKGFYQTKHVEHKGLVDLVTETDKACEDLIFSHLKQLYPTHKFIGEETSAAFGTVDLTDEPTWIVDPLDGTTNFVHGFPFVCVSIGLTIGKVPTVGVVYNPIMDELFTGIRGKGAFLNGNPIKASSQTELVKSLLATEAGTKRDKLTLDASTNRINSLLSKVRSIRMCGSCALNLCGIACGRLDLFFEIGFGGPWDVAGGVVIVQEAGGVVYDPSGKDFDITAQRVAASNPFVKDAFVEVLRQSE
- the LOC122275988 gene encoding putative MO25-like protein At5g47540, with product MKGLFKSKPRTPADVVRQTRDLLLYAQRGSTSDSRESKREEKVLELCKNIRELKSILYGNSESEPVAEACAQLTQEFFKENTLRLLILCLPKLNLEARKDATQVVANLQRQQVHSRLIASDYLEANIDLMDILAEGYEDTDMALHYGAMLRECIRHQIVARYVLESKHMKKFFDYIQLPNFDIAADAAATFKELLTRHKSTVAEFLSKNYGWFFAEYNSKLLESANYITRRQAIKLLGDILLDRSNSATMTRYVSSRDNLRILMNLLRESSKSIQIEAFHVFKLFAANQNKPPDIISILVANKSKLIRLFADFKTDKENAEFEADKAQVVKEIASLEPVESRDSP